Part of the Maridesulfovibrio sp. genome, GCGAAGCTATTAAAAGGAATATCTAATTAAATGAGTATAGTTTACGGATGCTACGGCATCATCCCGGCCCGCTATGATTCGAGCCGATTTCCCGGTAAGCCCCTTGCGGATATCTGCGGAAAGCCCATGTTCTGGCATGTCTGGAACCGTGCCTCAAAGTGCCCGGAGATGGACAAAGTTGTCCTTGCCACTGACAGTGAAATCATCATGGAAGCTGCCGAGAAAGTAGGCGTTCCGGCTGTTATGACCAGATCCGACCACACCAGCGGCACCGACCGCGTTCTGGAAGCGGCCCGCAAACTGGATCTTCCCGCAGATTCTGTTGTGGTCAATATTCAGGGTGATGAACCCTGCCTTGAACCGGCCATGATTTCTGAGCTGGTTTCACCTTTTGCCAAGGATGGAGTCAGGGTAACTACACTGGCCTCACCCATCGGTGCGGAGGAAGCACAAAGTCCGGACCGGGTAAAAGTAGCGCTTGCAAAAGATGGCCGGGCGTTATACTTTTCCCGCTCACCCATTCCATTTTCCCATCAGGGTGACGGGGATTACCTTCTACATATCGGCCTTTACGGTTTCCGCATGGAAGCCCTTGAAACCTTTGCCGGCACGGATGTTTCGCCTCTTGAAAAAAGAGAGCGGCTGGAACAGCTCCGACTGCTGGAAAACGGAATACCCATCCATGTCACCATTACTGAACACTCCTGCCACGGAGTGGACCGTCCAGAAGACTTGGATACAGCCATTAAGATTCTTGAGAGGGAGAAAATATGAAAGCCATACTGGCACTTGAAGACGGCACCTACTTCGAAGGAACTTCTTTTACCGGCCCCGGAGA contains:
- the kdsB gene encoding 3-deoxy-manno-octulosonate cytidylyltransferase, coding for MSIVYGCYGIIPARYDSSRFPGKPLADICGKPMFWHVWNRASKCPEMDKVVLATDSEIIMEAAEKVGVPAVMTRSDHTSGTDRVLEAARKLDLPADSVVVNIQGDEPCLEPAMISELVSPFAKDGVRVTTLASPIGAEEAQSPDRVKVALAKDGRALYFSRSPIPFSHQGDGDYLLHIGLYGFRMEALETFAGTDVSPLEKRERLEQLRLLENGIPIHVTITEHSCHGVDRPEDLDTAIKILEREKI